A stretch of Bacteroidales bacterium DNA encodes these proteins:
- a CDS encoding YifB family Mg chelatase-like AAA ATPase, with protein MLVKTYGSSVYGIKATKITVEVNVVTGFGLFLVGLPDNAVKESQHRIESALMAYRHKVPGKKIVVNMAPADIRKEGSAYDLTLAVGILAADEQVSSEKLSKYLIMGELSLDGSLQPIKGILPIAINAVEEGFEGIIIPAQNAREAAVVGDLKVYGLENIGQVIDFLNGKSNFEPTFVDINKEFEAATFENELDFSDVKGQEKVKRALEVAAAGGHNVIMIGPPGAGKTMMAKRVAGILPPLTLQEALETTKIHSIAGKISQDTSLITHRPFRSPHHTISDVALVGGGTFPQPGEISLAHNGVLFLDELPEFRRVVLEVLRQPLEDRKITISRAKFSIEYPASCMLVSSMNPCPCGYHNHPEKQCVCPPGMVKKYLNRISGPLLDRIDLHIEIVPVPISDLAVTTPSESSASIRERVVKARQIQSERFKKDKIYCNAQMNSKQLSKYVKLNEAGQLMLSNAVEKLGLSARAYDRIKKVARTIADLEGSDAIMNHHIAEAIQYRTLDRESWAG; from the coding sequence ATGTTGGTAAAAACGTATGGCTCATCGGTTTACGGTATAAAGGCTACAAAAATTACGGTTGAAGTAAATGTCGTAACCGGCTTCGGACTTTTTCTTGTTGGCTTACCAGACAACGCTGTAAAAGAGTCGCAACATCGTATTGAGAGTGCTCTTATGGCTTATCGACATAAAGTACCCGGCAAAAAAATTGTAGTAAACATGGCTCCAGCCGATATTCGAAAAGAGGGTTCGGCTTACGATTTGACACTTGCTGTGGGTATTTTGGCAGCAGATGAACAGGTGAGTTCCGAAAAACTCTCAAAATATCTTATAATGGGCGAGCTATCTTTAGACGGAAGTTTACAGCCAATTAAAGGAATTTTACCAATTGCAATAAATGCTGTTGAGGAGGGATTTGAAGGGATAATAATTCCCGCACAAAATGCAAGGGAAGCTGCCGTAGTAGGCGATTTGAAAGTTTACGGTCTTGAAAATATCGGTCAGGTTATTGATTTTTTAAACGGAAAATCAAATTTTGAGCCTACGTTTGTTGACATTAACAAGGAGTTCGAGGCTGCAACATTCGAAAACGAATTAGATTTTTCTGATGTAAAAGGTCAGGAAAAAGTAAAACGAGCGTTAGAAGTGGCTGCCGCAGGCGGTCATAACGTTATTATGATTGGACCACCCGGAGCAGGAAAAACCATGATGGCAAAACGTGTAGCAGGAATTTTGCCTCCGCTGACACTTCAAGAAGCATTGGAGACCACAAAAATTCACTCAATAGCAGGGAAAATTAGCCAAGACACATCGTTAATAACTCACAGACCTTTTCGTTCTCCGCACCATACCATATCTGACGTTGCATTGGTGGGAGGGGGAACATTCCCTCAGCCCGGGGAGATTTCGTTAGCGCACAACGGTGTTCTGTTTTTAGACGAGCTTCCCGAATTTAGACGAGTTGTATTAGAGGTTCTAAGGCAGCCATTGGAGGATAGGAAAATTACCATAAGTCGCGCAAAATTTTCGATTGAATATCCAGCAAGTTGTATGCTGGTTTCAAGTATGAACCCATGCCCTTGCGGATATCACAATCACCCTGAAAAACAGTGTGTTTGTCCTCCAGGTATGGTAAAAAAATATCTGAACCGTATTTCAGGTCCACTGCTTGATCGTATTGACCTACATATTGAAATTGTGCCTGTCCCCATTAGCGACTTGGCTGTGACAACTCCTTCAGAATCAAGTGCAAGCATAAGAGAAAGAGTTGTAAAAGCACGTCAAATACAATCTGAAAGATTTAAAAAAGACAAAATATATTGTAATGCACAAATGAATTCCAAGCAGTTGTCTAAATACGTTAAGCTGAATGAAGCAGGGCAATTGATGTTAAGCAATGCAGTAGAAAAACTGGGATTGTCAGCACGTGCTTACGATAGGATTAAGAAAGTTGCACGGACAATTGCCGACTTGGAGGGTTCTGACGCAATTATGAACCACCATATTGCGGAAGCAATACAATATCGAACGCTTGACAGGGAAAGTTGGGCTGGGTAA
- a CDS encoding TlpA family protein disulfide reductase: MRGCHKSFANQKVTITTEDDFITETPKVLCSVVADTNGCFSAKLDLTEIAELKIAFGKFIGLLYAEPERDYDLLLPEFESKTIVDSLNPYFEPIGFYFKIKNPVLPELTDVIANFDNIFNQFLNQYFLHISLNRYYNTQIDTLPAFIDSLFSDVTHQYFIDYKNYSIASLYALTLIKNHHTTIKDYFSHRQILYNNPAYTDLFNELFKDYLPYYADTRQGKRLVADIAKAKSYSFAMETLGNNPLLTDSTFRELVLIKSIHDALSMEQLPVSSCFQTLDSIKIYTKSDIHKGIIDNIKQKTMNLAIGTKIPQFELVDVDGNAVKTRDLQGKYVYLNFINVKSFTADEELKALKFLYKKYQDKLRIVTVATGAGNMPLISKIFRDNNYEWLLLDGTNDDEILDKYKVVASPTCYLISPELRFILSPSPAPNNHFEFYFVKELREDRIRKLRQEGSQPSSTREYDLK, from the coding sequence GTGCGAGGTTGTCATAAATCGTTTGCTAATCAAAAAGTTACAATCACAACTGAAGATGATTTTATTACTGAGACTCCCAAGGTACTCTGTTCGGTTGTTGCCGATACAAATGGGTGTTTTTCGGCAAAACTTGATTTAACAGAAATTGCTGAATTGAAAATAGCATTTGGGAAGTTTATAGGATTACTATACGCCGAACCTGAGCGTGACTACGATCTGCTTTTGCCCGAATTTGAATCCAAAACAATTGTTGATAGTTTAAATCCATATTTCGAGCCTATAGGCTTTTACTTCAAAATAAAAAACCCGGTTTTGCCTGAGTTGACCGATGTTATAGCCAATTTTGACAATATCTTCAATCAGTTTCTAAATCAATATTTTTTGCATATCTCGTTGAACAGATATTACAACACTCAAATAGATACTTTGCCAGCTTTTATTGATTCTTTGTTTAGCGATGTCACGCATCAATATTTTATTGATTATAAGAACTATAGCATAGCTAGCTTATACGCTCTTACGTTGATAAAAAATCATCATACAACCATAAAAGACTATTTCTCACACAGGCAGATACTATACAATAATCCTGCATACACAGATTTGTTTAATGAGCTTTTTAAGGATTATTTGCCTTATTATGCCGATACTCGGCAGGGTAAGAGATTGGTTGCCGATATTGCTAAAGCAAAAAGCTACTCGTTTGCAATGGAAACACTTGGTAACAATCCGTTACTGACGGATTCAACTTTTCGCGAATTAGTTTTGATAAAAAGTATACACGACGCTCTATCAATGGAACAGCTTCCCGTTTCAAGTTGTTTTCAAACTCTCGACTCGATTAAAATTTACACTAAAAGTGATATTCATAAAGGTATAATTGATAACATCAAGCAAAAAACAATGAATTTGGCTATTGGAACTAAAATTCCACAATTTGAATTGGTTGATGTTGATGGGAATGCAGTAAAAACCAGAGACTTACAAGGCAAGTATGTTTATCTGAATTTTATAAACGTAAAAAGTTTTACAGCGGACGAAGAGCTTAAAGCACTTAAATTTTTATATAAGAAATATCAGGATAAGCTTAGAATTGTTACTGTGGCAACAGGGGCGGGAAATATGCCTTTGATATCAAAAATTTTTCGCGACAACAACTACGAGTGGCTGCTTTTAGATGGCACTAATGATGATGAAATTTTGGATAAATATAAAGTGGTTGCCTCTCCAACTTGTTATCTTATTTCCCCGGAATTGAGGTTTATACTCTCACCATCGCCTGCACCGAATAATCATTTTGAGTTCTATTTTGTTAAAGAGCTACGCGAAGATAGGATACGAAAACTTAGGCAAGAGGGTAGTCAGCCATCTTCAACCAGAGAGTACGACTTAAAATAA
- the coaD gene encoding pantetheine-phosphate adenylyltransferase, which yields MSKIAVFPGSFDPITLGHESVVLRAVALFDKIIVAIGHNSDKTGFFTVDERVEMVKKTFENVKKVEVAVYEGLTVKFCKDVNAKYILRGLRTSSDFEFEQGIAQMNKKMYPELETVFILSVPELMPVSSTIVRDIYRNNGDISIFVPETVVPIISNKRKQKNY from the coding sequence ATGAGTAAAATTGCTGTATTTCCGGGATCATTCGATCCGATAACTTTGGGACACGAATCGGTTGTACTCAGAGCTGTTGCGCTGTTTGATAAAATAATAGTCGCAATTGGACACAATTCGGATAAAACCGGTTTTTTTACTGTTGATGAGCGGGTTGAGATGGTAAAAAAAACGTTTGAGAATGTTAAGAAGGTCGAGGTGGCTGTATATGAGGGTTTAACAGTTAAGTTTTGTAAAGATGTTAATGCCAAATATATTCTAAGAGGGTTAAGAACAAGTTCAGATTTTGAATTTGAACAAGGAATTGCCCAAATGAACAAAAAAATGTATCCCGAACTTGAAACTGTCTTTATTTTGTCGGTACCCGAACTAATGCCTGTAAGCTCTACCATTGTACGCGATATTTATCGCAATAACGGGGATATTTCTATTTTTGTCCCTGAGACAGTTGTACCAATAATTAGTAATAAGCGGAAACAAAAAAATTATTAA
- the rfbB gene encoding dTDP-glucose 4,6-dehydratase, producing MKKNILITGGAGFIGSHVVRRFVKNYPNYSIVNLDNLTYAGNLENLKDIEKSSNYTFEKGDICDSDFVTKLFKKYHFDGVIHLAAESHVDRSIANPMSFIMTNIVGTVVLLNAAREEWRENYENKLFYHVSTDEVYGALGNTGKFVETTPYDPHSPYSASKASSDHLVRAYHDTYGLPIVISNCSNNYGANQFPEKLIPLAINNIKQNRSVPIYGKGENVRDWLYVEDHAVAIDLIFHKGRIGETYNIGGENEWKNIDLIHLLCSIMDKKLGRPEGTSKKLITFVKDRAGHDLRYAIDSSKIMNELGWAPSVDFEKGLEKTVDWYLANEEWLNAIISGEYQEYYKKQYHLR from the coding sequence ATGAAAAAAAACATTCTAATTACTGGAGGAGCGGGCTTTATAGGCTCGCATGTAGTTCGCCGATTTGTTAAGAATTACCCGAATTATTCCATCGTAAATCTCGACAATTTAACCTACGCTGGAAATCTCGAAAACCTTAAGGATATTGAAAAATCAAGTAATTATACTTTTGAAAAAGGTGATATTTGTGATAGTGATTTTGTTACAAAACTTTTCAAAAAATACCATTTTGACGGTGTAATACACCTTGCTGCCGAATCGCATGTTGACCGTTCAATTGCAAATCCCATGTCATTTATTATGACAAATATTGTAGGTACCGTAGTTCTTTTAAATGCTGCACGCGAAGAGTGGCGAGAAAACTACGAAAACAAACTGTTCTACCATGTATCAACAGATGAAGTTTACGGAGCTCTCGGCAATACTGGCAAATTTGTTGAAACAACACCCTATGATCCACACAGCCCCTATTCGGCATCGAAAGCCTCGTCAGACCACTTGGTAAGAGCATATCACGATACTTATGGATTGCCAATAGTAATAAGCAACTGTTCAAACAATTACGGTGCAAATCAATTCCCTGAAAAGCTTATTCCTCTTGCAATTAACAATATCAAACAAAATCGTTCAGTGCCTATATATGGGAAAGGCGAAAACGTGCGCGACTGGCTATATGTCGAAGATCACGCAGTGGCTATTGATTTAATTTTCCATAAAGGCAGAATCGGTGAAACCTACAATATTGGTGGTGAAAATGAGTGGAAAAATATTGATCTAATTCATCTGCTATGCTCTATTATGGATAAAAAACTTGGACGCCCCGAAGGTACAAGCAAAAAGCTCATTACGTTTGTTAAAGACCGAGCCGGACACGATTTGCGGTATGCAATAGACTCCTCGAAAATTATGAATGAGTTGGGTTGGGCGCCATCAGTCGATTTTGAAAAAGGATTGGAAAAAACTGTCGATTGGTATTTAGCAAACGAAGAGTGGCTAAACGCAATTATTTCGGGCGAATATCAAGAATATTATAAAAAACAATATCATCTTAGATAA
- a CDS encoding capsular biosynthesis protein, giving the protein MLFRSNTKNKSYQDFSVLGVDLHSHLISGIDDGSTSLEESIVMLQKLADLGFNKVITTPHVNSDYFRNDNSTINAGLNILKRAAAKNNIPLTIEVAAEYYIDFEFVQNIKNKFPFLTFGKNYILVEVSFFNPPDKLPEILFELQLEQYKPVLAHPERYAYWFNNFGFYEELHSRGILFQVNLNSISGYYGPDIQKMSYMFIDKNLCSFVGTDCHRIQHLEIVETVLGNRHFKKLIDSGTLLNHTL; this is encoded by the coding sequence ATGCTGTTTCGCAGTAACACTAAAAACAAAAGCTACCAAGATTTTAGCGTATTGGGTGTGGACCTTCATTCACACCTAATATCTGGTATCGACGATGGTTCAACCTCTCTTGAAGAGAGTATAGTGATGCTGCAAAAACTTGCTGATTTAGGATTTAACAAAGTTATAACTACTCCGCATGTGAACAGCGACTATTTTCGGAATGACAATTCAACAATAAATGCGGGATTAAATATTTTAAAAAGAGCAGCTGCAAAAAACAATATTCCCCTGACAATAGAAGTCGCAGCTGAATACTATATTGATTTTGAGTTTGTTCAAAACATAAAAAACAAATTCCCTTTTCTAACCTTTGGAAAAAACTATATTCTTGTTGAAGTTTCGTTTTTTAATCCACCGGACAAATTGCCTGAAATATTGTTTGAACTTCAGTTAGAGCAATATAAACCTGTTTTAGCTCATCCCGAAAGATATGCTTATTGGTTCAACAACTTCGGGTTTTACGAGGAGCTACACAGCAGAGGCATACTGTTTCAGGTAAACCTTAACAGCATATCTGGATACTATGGGCCCGATATTCAAAAAATGTCCTACATGTTTATTGACAAAAACCTGTGCAGTTTCGTAGGCACTGATTGTCACAGAATCCAACATTTAGAAATAGTTGAAACTGTTTTGGGAAACAGACATTTCAAAAAACTAATTGACTCAGGAACCCTACTTAACCACACGCTATAA
- the frr gene encoding ribosome recycling factor, translated as MNEELELYLEDAKERMNATIDHLDRNLAKIRAGRANPAILDGVLIDYYGTPTPLNRISTINTPDARTIRVQPFERNMVAVIDKAILTANLGFNPTNNGEVVIINVPPLTEERRRDLVKQVKNEGETARISIRNTRRDTNEEIKKLQKEGLSEDIAKSAETEVQEITDKFIEKIDALLVQKEKDIMTI; from the coding sequence ATGAACGAAGAATTAGAACTATATCTCGAAGATGCCAAAGAGCGCATGAATGCTACAATTGATCACCTTGATAGAAATTTGGCAAAAATACGTGCAGGACGTGCTAATCCCGCAATCTTAGACGGAGTGTTGATTGACTATTATGGAACTCCTACTCCGCTAAATAGAATATCAACAATAAATACACCCGATGCTAGAACAATAAGAGTTCAACCCTTTGAAAGAAACATGGTTGCAGTGATTGACAAGGCAATTTTAACAGCCAATTTGGGCTTTAACCCCACAAACAATGGCGAAGTTGTAATAATAAATGTTCCTCCATTAACTGAAGAACGCCGCCGCGACCTTGTTAAACAAGTAAAAAACGAAGGGGAAACTGCACGCATAAGTATTCGTAATACTCGCCGTGACACCAACGAAGAGATAAAAAAACTACAAAAAGAGGGATTGTCGGAAGATATTGCCAAAAGTGCCGAAACTGAAGTCCAAGAGATTACAGACAAGTTTATAGAAAAAATTGACGCACTTTTAGTTCAAAAAGAGAAAGATATAATGACAATATAA
- a CDS encoding T9SS type A sorting domain-containing protein → MKTKLHTLLLLLFFTIGHANAQWELQLNLNMYAGAGRIHFVNETHGWTTGGLIEGAYECLYTTNGGKNWYLLPGATSGIDVFFVSQDIGFLSTWDGIIRKTVNGGQTWRDIQTPTNKLIYNLQFVDEYNGWAQVYGGEILHTDDCGENWTVQVVSDSITPTHVSVHFLNSNTGWAKVSAQGDSKRSVWKTDNGGSEWDSIFSWPEGCYIDKIYFVNEQNGWALGRLSPSDSIFLSQTVDGGYTWNEKKLPFPDYKYEVREKLRDIQFINDTLGWIICNRTIYDDFDNIEGIESYVFVTKDGGSIWFLQFYNYSYDGYNPATDSYHYLSPFLDICMVSTKKGWIAAENYIYTTNNGDSIIGIPQKEHFNNKLNVYPNPFKDWISIQLPQYEKPTKVTISSIDGKILLHEDFPSDNTLNLNFLSKGVYFLTVYLNNNHSLIDKIIKL, encoded by the coding sequence ATGAAAACAAAACTACACACATTACTACTTCTCCTATTTTTCACAATAGGACACGCAAACGCACAATGGGAACTACAGTTAAACTTAAACATGTATGCTGGTGCTGGTAGAATTCACTTTGTAAATGAAACACACGGTTGGACAACAGGGGGATTAATAGAAGGAGCTTATGAGTGTTTATATACAACTAACGGAGGAAAAAACTGGTATCTGCTACCAGGTGCCACCAGTGGCATTGATGTTTTCTTTGTCAGCCAAGATATTGGCTTTTTGTCAACCTGGGATGGTATTATTAGAAAAACCGTTAATGGTGGGCAAACATGGCGTGATATTCAGACTCCTACAAATAAACTTATATATAATTTACAGTTTGTAGATGAATACAATGGATGGGCTCAAGTTTATGGGGGAGAAATACTTCATACTGATGATTGCGGCGAGAATTGGACCGTACAAGTTGTTAGTGATTCTATTACACCAACACATGTGTCCGTTCATTTTCTAAATAGCAATACAGGTTGGGCTAAAGTTTCAGCCCAAGGAGATAGTAAACGCAGTGTATGGAAAACAGATAATGGAGGAAGTGAATGGGATAGTATTTTTAGTTGGCCAGAGGGCTGTTATATTGATAAAATTTATTTTGTAAATGAACAAAATGGCTGGGCACTTGGGAGACTTTCGCCTTCAGACAGTATTTTTTTAAGTCAAACTGTTGATGGGGGATATACATGGAATGAAAAAAAACTCCCTTTTCCGGATTACAAATATGAAGTAAGGGAAAAATTGAGAGATATTCAGTTTATTAATGACACTTTAGGGTGGATTATTTGTAACCGTACAATATATGATGATTTTGATAATATAGAAGGAATTGAAAGTTATGTTTTTGTAACAAAAGATGGGGGTTCAATTTGGTTTCTGCAATTTTATAACTATTCTTACGATGGATACAATCCTGCTACGGATAGCTACCATTATCTAAGTCCATTTTTAGATATTTGTATGGTCTCTACCAAAAAGGGTTGGATAGCAGCTGAAAACTATATTTACACAACAAACAATGGTGATTCAATAATAGGTATTCCTCAAAAAGAGCACTTTAATAATAAGTTGAATGTATATCCTAATCCTTTTAAAGATTGGATTTCAATACAGCTACCACAATATGAAAAGCCAACTAAAGTAACAATAAGCAGTATTGATGGGAAAATACTACTACATGAAGATTTTCCAAGTGACAATACACTTAACTTGAATTTCTTAAGCAAAGGTGTTTATTTCCTTACGGTATATTTAAATAACAATCATTCATTGATAGATAAAATTATTAAATTATGA
- a CDS encoding T9SS type A sorting domain-containing protein — translation MDFSTENVNGNQLFISYPPQPQGNGKPRNFFSDYDFNPIQEKKHSSYSMIFPHKEFGYYRIPGNYWANINESPKYLIRYDDNMDSLWAHEYTDYLMTGVDAIVFKATTSSSDGGFILAGEISNLFFHTVWLVKADRDGNMVWRRGYAPHTISRELAYKSVAEADDGGVVFFTSGCLNCNDPENVRWYMFLVKTDPDGFVGLEPEIRETEKFVVYPNPATDKVTLSFVNGFTGTITVQTITGTLVHTANIQGGINYELDIKDLPTGIYAIVAIDTKTNKTYFQKIIKY, via the coding sequence ATGGACTTTTCAACCGAAAATGTAAATGGAAATCAACTGTTTATAAGTTATCCTCCTCAACCACAAGGTAACGGTAAACCAAGAAATTTTTTTAGTGATTATGACTTTAATCCTATTCAAGAAAAAAAACACTCCTCTTACTCAATGATATTCCCACACAAAGAGTTTGGATATTATCGAATACCAGGCAACTACTGGGCAAATATTAACGAGAGTCCCAAATACCTTATCAGATACGACGATAATATGGATTCGCTTTGGGCACACGAGTATACTGATTACCTGATGACAGGGGTAGATGCAATTGTATTTAAGGCAACTACATCATCAAGCGATGGTGGCTTTATATTGGCTGGTGAGATATCAAATCTTTTCTTTCATACAGTTTGGTTAGTAAAAGCTGATAGAGACGGCAATATGGTTTGGCGGAGAGGTTATGCCCCTCACACCATCTCTCGCGAGCTGGCATACAAAAGTGTTGCCGAAGCCGACGATGGAGGTGTAGTCTTTTTTACCTCAGGCTGTCTCAATTGCAATGATCCTGAAAATGTTCGTTGGTATATGTTTCTTGTAAAAACAGACCCTGACGGTTTCGTAGGACTTGAACCGGAAATTAGGGAAACAGAAAAATTTGTTGTTTACCCTAACCCTGCTACTGATAAAGTGACACTAAGTTTTGTCAATGGATTTACAGGTACAATTACTGTTCAAACTATAACAGGGACTCTTGTACATACAGCAAATATACAGGGTGGAATTAATTATGAGTTGGATATAAAAGATTTGCCAACAGGAATATATGCTATAGTGGCAATAGATACAAAAACTAATAAAACATATTTTCAAAAAATTATAAAGTACTAA
- the sufB gene encoding Fe-S cluster assembly protein SufB — MVTDNDKIIDNLTQSEYKYGFTTEIETKTIPKGLSEETVRQISKIKNEPEWMLEFRLKAYHKFLTMKCPDWAHLDIPEIDFQDIIYYAAPKQQAKYESLDEVDPVLIETFNKLGIPLEEQKIFAGVAVDAVMDSISVKTTFKTTLAEKGIIFCSFSEAVQQHPDLVKKYLGKVVPPHDNYFAALNSAVFSDGSFVYIPKGVRCPMELSTYFRINAINTGQFERTLIIADDDSYVSYLEGCTAPMRDENQLHAAIVEIFAEERASVKYSTVQNWYPGDKNGVGGIYNFVTKRGICRGESSKISWTQVETGSAITWKYPSCILKGDNSVGEFYSVAVTNNFQQADTGTKMIHLGRNTKSTIVSKGISAGKSQNSYRGLVKVSKKADNSRNFSQCDSLLLGDKCGAHTFPYIDIQNDTSIVEHEATTSKIGEDQLFYCNQRGIDTEVAIGLIVNGYAREVLNKLPMEFAVEAQKLLQISLEGSVG; from the coding sequence ATGGTTACCGATAACGACAAAATAATAGACAACCTAACACAATCGGAATATAAATACGGCTTTACCACTGAAATTGAGACTAAAACAATTCCAAAAGGACTTTCAGAAGAGACTGTTCGACAAATATCAAAGATTAAGAACGAACCCGAATGGATGTTGGAGTTTCGCCTAAAAGCCTATCATAAATTTTTAACTATGAAATGTCCCGATTGGGCACATTTAGATATCCCGGAGATTGATTTTCAAGATATTATATACTATGCTGCACCAAAACAACAAGCAAAATATGAATCGTTAGACGAAGTTGACCCTGTTCTTATAGAGACTTTCAATAAATTAGGGATTCCACTTGAAGAGCAGAAAATATTTGCAGGAGTAGCTGTTGACGCCGTAATGGACAGCATATCGGTAAAAACCACATTTAAAACAACTCTTGCCGAAAAGGGGATTATCTTCTGTTCATTTAGCGAAGCTGTTCAGCAGCATCCCGATTTGGTTAAAAAATATTTGGGAAAAGTTGTTCCTCCGCACGACAACTACTTTGCAGCACTCAATTCGGCGGTATTTAGCGACGGCTCGTTTGTCTATATTCCAAAAGGGGTTCGCTGTCCAATGGAGCTAAGCACCTATTTTAGAATAAACGCCATAAACACAGGTCAGTTCGAGCGCACACTGATTATTGCCGACGACGACTCATACGTTAGCTATCTTGAGGGTTGCACCGCTCCTATGCGAGACGAAAACCAGCTACACGCCGCAATAGTAGAGATATTTGCTGAGGAAAGAGCTTCGGTTAAATACTCCACCGTTCAGAATTGGTATCCGGGTGATAAAAACGGAGTAGGTGGTATTTACAATTTCGTTACAAAACGTGGTATATGTCGTGGCGAATCATCGAAAATATCGTGGACGCAAGTGGAAACAGGCTCGGCAATAACTTGGAAATATCCCAGTTGCATTTTAAAAGGCGACAACAGCGTAGGCGAGTTTTACTCAGTTGCTGTAACAAACAATTTTCAACAAGCCGACACAGGAACAAAAATGATTCACCTTGGGCGAAACACCAAAAGCACAATAGTTTCAAAAGGAATTTCGGCAGGGAAGAGCCAAAACAGTTACCGAGGATTAGTAAAAGTCTCCAAAAAAGCCGACAATTCCCGAAATTTCAGCCAATGCGACTCGCTACTACTCGGAGACAAATGTGGCGCACACACTTTCCCATATATTGATATTCAGAACGATACATCAATAGTTGAGCATGAGGCAACGACATCAAAGATTGGCGAAGACCAGCTCTTTTATTGTAACCAACGTGGCATTGACACCGAGGTAGCCATAGGACTGATAGTCAACGGATATGCACGCGAAGTATTAAATAAACTGCCAATGGAGTTTGCAGTAGAGGCGCAAAAACTATTACAAATAAGCTTAGAGGGAAGTGTCGGATAA
- the sufC gene encoding Fe-S cluster assembly ATPase SufC has protein sequence MLQIKDLHASIDGKEILKGINLSVKAGEVHAIMGPNGSGKSTLSAVLTGNDRFQVTQGEIRYKSKNLLEMAPEIRSREGIFLSFQYPVEIPGVSMVNFMKTVVNEHRKYKGLDPISASDFLRLMRDKKELVGIDSQLTNRSVNEGFSGGEKKKNEIFQMAMLEPTLAILDETDSGLDIDALRTVANGVNKLRTKDNATIVITHYQRLLDYIVPDFVHVLYQGRIIKTGTKELALELEEKGYDWLK, from the coding sequence ATGCTCCAAATAAAGGATCTACACGCTAGTATCGATGGAAAAGAGATATTGAAAGGAATAAACCTATCAGTCAAAGCTGGCGAAGTTCATGCAATAATGGGTCCAAACGGCTCAGGCAAAAGCACACTATCAGCAGTATTAACCGGTAACGACCGTTTTCAGGTAACACAAGGTGAAATCAGATATAAAAGCAAAAACCTGTTAGAGATGGCTCCCGAAATAAGAAGCCGCGAGGGAATTTTCCTTAGCTTTCAGTATCCTGTTGAAATCCCTGGAGTTAGCATGGTAAACTTCATGAAAACCGTTGTTAACGAGCATAGGAAATATAAAGGTTTAGACCCGATTTCCGCTTCCGATTTTTTAAGGCTAATGCGCGACAAAAAGGAGTTGGTTGGAATTGACAGCCAATTAACAAATCGCTCAGTAAATGAAGGCTTCTCAGGTGGCGAGAAAAAGAAAAACGAAATATTTCAAATGGCAATGTTGGAACCTACACTTGCTATTTTGGACGAAACCGACTCAGGGCTTGATATTGATGCTCTTCGCACTGTGGCAAACGGCGTTAATAAATTAAGAACTAAAGATAACGCAACAATTGTTATCACACACTATCAGAGGCTGTTAGACTATATTGTCCCCGATTTTGTACACGTTCTCTATCAAGGACGAATTATTAAAACAGGCACCAAAGAGCTTGCTTTAGAGTTAGAAGAAAAGGGTTATGATTGGTTAAAATAA